In Stieleria varia, one genomic interval encodes:
- a CDS encoding FliG C-terminal domain-containing protein: protein MTMLTRSERLALLVNLLGDEAAASAKAGLSGDALANLENAITDFQQYPPSQEEIDLVLDDFSSYFQMALQASGRSGLKGGDAEDDSLEDDDDAPAILQLSEDQFDVEVELNKRFDAPKLTGNLIVDLNHVHPYQLAHGLRNERPQVIAIVVRRLADEHAAKTIEFLPETLRPLIFLQLANQDSTSSRVTQCVLEKALELALDVKERRSEEDSAEKMARLMRSMPRSLQGPMLEELAKSDEELAEQVKGLLYRFDDLKKLEARDLQKLLGQCQTDVLVVALQNVEEDLLNHVLGNMSKRAKEALQEEMQYKANAKQDEIDSGRSEVVKILIELVESGAVEMA, encoded by the coding sequence ATGACCATGTTAACGCGTTCGGAACGACTGGCCTTGCTGGTCAACCTGTTGGGCGACGAAGCCGCTGCGTCTGCCAAGGCCGGGCTCTCGGGTGATGCATTGGCCAACTTGGAGAATGCCATCACCGACTTTCAGCAATACCCACCCAGTCAGGAGGAGATCGACCTCGTACTGGACGACTTCTCTAGCTACTTTCAGATGGCGTTGCAGGCTTCCGGGCGTTCTGGATTGAAAGGCGGCGACGCCGAGGATGATTCCCTTGAGGATGATGATGACGCGCCAGCTATTTTGCAGTTGTCGGAGGACCAGTTCGACGTCGAGGTGGAACTGAACAAGCGTTTTGACGCACCAAAGTTGACCGGAAACCTGATCGTTGACCTCAATCATGTGCACCCGTACCAGCTCGCCCATGGGCTTAGAAATGAACGACCACAAGTGATTGCGATTGTGGTACGGCGACTGGCGGATGAACATGCGGCGAAGACGATCGAGTTTCTGCCAGAGACGCTTCGTCCTTTGATTTTCTTGCAACTGGCCAACCAGGACTCTACAAGTTCGCGCGTCACACAATGTGTGCTCGAAAAGGCCTTGGAGTTGGCGTTGGATGTCAAGGAGCGGCGTTCGGAAGAAGACTCGGCGGAAAAGATGGCACGCTTGATGCGATCCATGCCCCGATCACTACAAGGGCCCATGCTGGAAGAACTGGCCAAGAGCGACGAAGAATTAGCGGAACAAGTCAAAGGGTTGTTGTATCGATTCGATGACCTCAAAAAATTGGAGGCGCGAGATCTGCAAAAATTGCTTGGGCAATGTCAAACCGATGTCTTGGTGGTTGCTTTGCAAAACGTCGAAGAAGACTTGCTCAATCACGTTTTGGGGAACATGTCCAAGCGTGCCAAAGAGGCATTGCAAGAGGAAATGCAATACAAAGCCAATGCAAAGCAAGATGAGATTGATTCCGGTCGTTCCGAAGTCGTAAAGATTCTGATCGAACTGGTGGAGTCCGGCGCGGTGGAGATGGCATAA
- the fliF gene encoding flagellar basal-body MS-ring/collar protein FliF, translated as MKTLKPFIDAVLNIWQENSPAGRVGILLLAGICAIAIAGVGYWSVQPSYVVLVSESEGEKVDRVIDALDKAGIEYQLSGAGGNLLVDKRDYAKAKLLARGTGVATADDMMSGSLGGAFGSPTERRNLARIQKQNQLAATIKKMNVVENADVHLNLPEKGPFERRTSTPTASVLLTLRNGERLSEQQAESIASFVAFAVEDLRPEAVQITDKDGRNYTIPDEGTKQISNQVEYIAEAESKLARKAEEQLFHFLGHGNASVQVSLDYTFTNGSTTITKYDPDGKVASQEDLISESTTNSEEPPTGAAGVASNLQSRRKGSASVLSKTENIKTSYLVPKTEETQANVTPTRNLMTVSVIVNSGAPGLKSEDGTLLAGLDQKVTSIVKNAVGFREDTDAISVELLPFPSSSPDTEIALAPFDWQNLTSLVEKASLAIAAVFAFVMGFLLLKRIRPITESGADVAQPQLDRERLENVSQLSQLVKENPEVFERIVKAWSGAEKEESNPQRKAA; from the coding sequence GTGAAAACCCTCAAACCATTCATCGACGCCGTCCTCAACATCTGGCAGGAAAACTCACCTGCCGGGCGGGTGGGGATTCTGTTGCTGGCGGGGATCTGCGCCATCGCGATCGCGGGTGTTGGCTATTGGTCCGTCCAACCCAGTTACGTCGTTCTGGTAAGCGAATCAGAGGGCGAAAAGGTTGATCGAGTCATTGATGCATTGGATAAAGCAGGAATCGAATACCAACTGTCTGGCGCCGGGGGCAACTTGCTGGTTGACAAAAGGGATTACGCAAAGGCAAAGCTGTTGGCAAGAGGGACGGGAGTTGCTACTGCCGATGACATGATGAGCGGCAGCCTCGGAGGCGCATTTGGCAGCCCCACCGAACGTCGTAATCTCGCTCGCATCCAAAAGCAAAACCAACTTGCCGCCACCATCAAGAAGATGAATGTCGTCGAAAACGCCGACGTCCATCTCAACCTCCCAGAGAAGGGACCCTTTGAACGCCGAACGTCTACGCCTACCGCCAGCGTTCTGCTGACGCTCCGCAACGGTGAACGACTGAGTGAACAGCAAGCCGAGTCGATCGCTTCCTTTGTTGCTTTCGCCGTGGAGGACTTGCGACCCGAGGCAGTGCAGATCACTGACAAGGATGGACGAAACTATACGATTCCTGACGAGGGAACCAAGCAGATCAGCAATCAAGTCGAGTACATCGCAGAAGCGGAAAGCAAGCTGGCCAGGAAGGCCGAGGAGCAACTCTTTCATTTCCTCGGGCACGGAAACGCAAGTGTTCAAGTGAGCTTGGACTACACCTTCACAAATGGCTCAACGACCATCACCAAGTACGATCCTGACGGAAAGGTTGCCTCACAGGAAGACCTGATTTCGGAGTCGACCACCAATTCCGAAGAGCCGCCGACGGGTGCTGCGGGCGTTGCGTCAAACCTGCAGTCGCGACGCAAAGGCTCTGCAAGCGTCCTAAGCAAAACTGAAAACATCAAGACGAGCTACCTAGTCCCCAAAACCGAAGAGACGCAAGCAAACGTAACGCCAACACGGAATCTGATGACCGTCAGCGTGATCGTAAACTCAGGTGCGCCTGGCTTAAAATCAGAGGACGGTACGCTGTTGGCGGGACTGGATCAAAAGGTCACGTCGATTGTCAAGAATGCCGTCGGTTTTCGGGAAGACACAGACGCGATCTCCGTGGAATTGCTGCCGTTTCCTTCCTCAAGTCCAGACACCGAAATCGCCCTTGCGCCATTCGATTGGCAGAACCTGACATCACTGGTTGAGAAAGCATCCCTCGCAATTGCAGCGGTTTTTGCGTTTGTCATGGGATTCCTGCTGCTCAAACGTATTCGTCCGATCACAGAGTCGGGGGCCGATGTTGCCCAACCACAGTTGGATCGCGAACGTTTAGAGAATGTTAGCCAGCTATCTCAACTCGTGAAAGAAAATCCGGAGGTGTTTGAGAGAATCGTAAAGGCGTGGTCGGGCGCCGAGAAAGAAGAGTCCAATCCCCAGCGGAAGGCCGCTTAA
- the fliE gene encoding flagellar hook-basal body complex protein FliE has protein sequence MSPAPLPHINGSANVAPPSSPASAKPANTGDVSFGDLLSKVNDDQISSDAAINDLVTGKNDDVQQVVMQVVKSEMSFQLFMEVRNQLIESYNELMRMQF, from the coding sequence ATGTCTCCGGCACCGCTTCCTCACATCAACGGTAGTGCCAATGTCGCCCCTCCCTCATCGCCAGCGTCTGCCAAACCCGCAAACACCGGCGATGTCAGCTTTGGTGACCTGCTTTCAAAGGTCAATGACGACCAGATTAGCTCCGACGCAGCAATCAATGACCTCGTTACCGGTAAGAACGATGACGTTCAACAAGTGGTGATGCAGGTTGTGAAATCAGAGATGTCCTTTCAACTGTTCATGGAAGTCCGCAACCAGCTCATTGAGTCCTACAACGAACTGATGCGAATGCAGTTCTAA
- the flgC gene encoding flagellar basal body rod protein FlgC has protein sequence MSGPFSAIDISASGLAAERMRMEITANNIANAGTTMTETGDPYRRQAVVFSAAMDEIGTANSKEGYHGVQVVGIEGDMTDFPEVYNPGHPHANADGFVRLSNVKIPEEMVDLITASRSYEANTRAISLFKEMVEKTLTLLQGGR, from the coding sequence ATGTCTGGGCCATTTTCAGCGATCGATATCAGTGCATCCGGCTTGGCAGCAGAGCGGATGCGAATGGAGATCACGGCGAACAATATTGCAAACGCCGGCACAACGATGACGGAAACGGGCGACCCCTATCGTCGCCAAGCGGTGGTCTTTTCCGCTGCCATGGATGAAATCGGCACAGCGAATTCCAAGGAGGGCTATCACGGCGTGCAGGTCGTGGGGATCGAAGGCGACATGACGGATTTTCCCGAGGTGTACAATCCGGGGCATCCCCATGCCAATGCTGACGGCTTCGTCAGACTCTCCAATGTCAAGATTCCTGAGGAAATGGTGGATCTGATCACTGCGAGTCGATCCTATGAAGCGAACACGCGGGCAATCAGCTTGTTCAAGGAAATGGTGGAGAAGACCCTGACACTGCTGCAAGGAGGACGATGA
- the flgB gene encoding flagellar basal body rod protein FlgB: MSGIFSQVNLLGSALKGVDANHRAVSQNIANVNTPGYKTQQVNYDELMRQLESRNAQDSVIDNVSTETVSGLAERVDGNNVDLEREVSELKKNALVFQTYSHLMASKLDTMRRAISG, encoded by the coding sequence ATGTCCGGAATTTTTTCACAAGTGAACCTGCTAGGCAGTGCCCTCAAAGGCGTCGATGCAAACCATCGTGCCGTCAGCCAGAATATTGCGAACGTCAATACGCCGGGCTACAAGACTCAGCAGGTCAATTACGACGAGCTCATGCGGCAACTTGAATCAAGAAATGCGCAGGATTCAGTCATTGACAACGTTAGCACGGAAACGGTTTCCGGGCTTGCCGAACGCGTTGACGGCAACAACGTCGATCTGGAGCGGGAAGTCTCGGAGCTTAAGAAGAACGCATTGGTGTTCCAAACCTATTCGCATTTGATGGCGTCAAAGCTGGATACCATGCGACGTGCCATTTCGGGTTAG